The window GGTTGATCAGTCCGGAGAGTGGTACTCACGGCGGAGGAGCGCCCGACCCGCGGCGAGAGACGCGTGAATCATCGGCGCTGTGATGGGAATGCTTCCTTCTCCGCGTCGTTGCACGATGCTGATGAAGGCGCCCTCGGTGCGTCCGTCGGCGAGGATCGCGCCGTGCACGAGGAACGGTTTCAGCTCTTCGCCCTGAGGGGGCACTTCGATAACGATGATGGTCTTGCCCGCCGAAGTGGGGACCTCGTCTACGCGCAGCCCCGCAACAGGTGGGTACAGGCGTCGGTCAAGGGCACGCAGGTATCGGGCTGCGCTCCCCGGTCTCGCGTTCACACCATCAACGGCGCGGATGACTTCGCCGCCGGGGACCTTTTTGGTCGCCGCGCCGAAGACGACCACGCCGCCAGCATCACCGTTGGCGAACCGCGCTACCGCCTGCGCCAAGGAGATCTCACCAGACGCTTCCCCGGCCGCGTATTCGAGTTTCTTCGCGTCCAACCAGTCGCCTTCGGGCAGACCGATCAGGAGGTCAGCGCCGCCACCGCGAACAAGGTCCGCGACGGTCATACGCGACGGCGCCGCGTTCATCAACGCGTCCAGAAGCCGAGCGGCGTCCTTCCCTAGTGCAAAGAGCTCCTGCGCGCTCCGGCCACGTGTGCTTGGCCGAATGACGAGAGTGACGACCAGAGTGGAAGATGCGGTCGACAGGTCATCGACGCGGGCTGAGTGCAGCACGGCGCTCCGGCGGGAGAGCATCGGGGTTAGCAGCGCGCGGACACGCTCAAGCGCACCCCTTTCGTCCTCATCAGGGCCGATGTTGATGACGTCGTCAAGGGTGACAACCAGCACGTCGCCCTGCAGTGCGAATCCAACGTTGTCAACGATTCCGTCCTCGTCGAAGTACTCGTCCGGGACGGCCGACACCAACGCGACCGCGTCGTCACTGTCGTAGAACGCTGCGTTCGACCGAAGTGCGGCCCGAAGCTCGGCCGCTTGGATGTTCGGCAGGTTGCCGACCTTCAAGACGAGCTCGCCAGCCGGGCCGTGATGCCCCCGTTCGCCCTGGACGACCCATTCCTCGTCACGGCGTGAGAAGTGAACCGACGGCATGAGAGCACCCTCCTTGAGTGATGAGCACCTGTCGGCTCTAGACTTCCACAATGTCGTCGGCAGCCGCCCCAACATCGTCCGTAGCCATCTTCAGTGACAGCATGCCTCCGGCGGCACGGATTTGGTGCGTACGTCAACTGCCTGGAACGTTCTGATGTTTGAGCGACTGAAAGGCGTGCGCGGCCGTCATGAGAATCGTGATTCAGCTTCGGTGGATCTCAGTGCGAACCGCGCGGTGACGACGACCCTGCTTCGGAACCCGCTCGAATGGCGGATCCGAGCCGTCGAGCACGTTGGGTTCGACACCGCCAGTACCTGCTCGCGGCATCGCCTCTTCGCTCAACTCTCAACGAGCAGGTGCCGCCGACCGCGGAAAACGCGTTCATTGCGCTGTACTTCGCATCGGTTCCGCGCGGGGCACTCCTCGACCTCGATTTAGAGGGGCCCGACGGAGCGGTTGCGCACCTCTTGAAGCGAGAGGAGATTGCCGCCCGTGAGGAGGCGTACTTGTTCTCGCTTGCGTCTGACGTCGGTCTCCCCGTTTCGTTGGTCGTCCGCAACCTCATCATGGCCACGCTTGCCTATACGAAGACGACCCACGAGTCGGTAACCGCTACCGCCCCACTGGAGAACCTCGCGGACTACTTGGCCGATGGGTTGGGAGTCGTCGTGCCGGAGGTAACTCTCACCCGGTGGAGGAACTTCGACGACCGCGCATCGGCCTCCCTCCGTTCATTCGACGACTCAGGGGACGCTGACTCTAGCCCGACGGCGCACCCGATCATCGCGCTTCCTTTCATGGATTTCGGTGGCGCTGTCGTGGAGCTCGAGGTCATTGAATCTGCTCTCCGCGGGTATGCGGAGCTCCTCGAGCGCCTTCGTTCGTCGGCAAGTGAAAGCACGCTTGAATGGGATTTCCTTTCGTCGCTTGCTGACTACGGCCACAACTATGACCTCATGGCGGCGACCGAAGTGCCGCTCGATAGGCCGTTCGTCATCAAGTACAGCGAGCGTCGCGATATCAAGGTCGAGCGCTATGGATACGTGAGCCAGGACATCGTCACGTCAGATGCCGGAAGTAATCACGTGGTGCTCTTCACGACCGACCCTTCGGTGGAGATTCGTAATCCGAAGGCGCTAGTGCCTAACTCAACCGAGAAAGCATTCGGCCTCTTTGGTACGCGGTCCTCAACGCAGACGTTCGCGGTTTACGCCCACGATCAGGATCGGGACTACCGTGCGACCTTCCGTGCTCAACTGAAGACCTCACGTCGAATCCGGGGCACTGTTTACGCCGCTGCAGGGCTCCTGGTCGCTCTGACGGTCGGAGTGTTCTTCCAGCCACCACACACGGTGAGCAATTTCGCACTGATTGTCGGCCCGACATCGCTCGCCGCATCCGTTTTGCTCTTCCGCGAGCAATCCACCCTCGGAAGCACGCTACGGCGGCTCAGCACCGGGATCCTGACCGGGGCGCTCGTTGCTCTTCTGGTTGTCAGTGTTGTGTCGTACGTTTGGTTCACAGTCAACGACGTAGCATCTTCACATGCCCCGGTGACGGCGCCGGGTGCAACCACGTCGACGGTCGAGCCAACCCCGAGAGGCTAGTCATGGCGAAGAACACTGGACGAGGATCGCGAGCCGGCGCTGTGACGGGTCGTTCCCAGGTGCGGTCATCTTCGAGCGGGATGTGGGTGAAGCGGGACACGACCACTGGTCGCTTCATCCAAGCGAAGAAGAGCGGTGGAGACTTCAAGGGTGTCCGGCACGAGAGTTGAGGGGCGACTCATCGCGAGCGGCCGGCGTCTGAGCTGACTGCCGGAGCGCCGCGAACGGGCGAACGATCTGAACTCGATCCAGTCAGGCACCGGTTCCCCAACGAGCTAAGCGCTGGCCCGCCCACAGAGGTTAGCGGGTCGCTCTCAGAGCTGCCCCCACAAGGTGCCCGGGGCAGCGCATCGGTCTGACCGGACCGTGGCTCTCGGGATAGTTCGGGGATGATTCTGGGATACCCCGGATTCCGGGAGCCAGCGGATCGGCTTGTTCATGCGGATCGTGGAGTTTCGTTAGGAGCCCCCACGAGAACCCCCGGCTCCGGCCGGGGGTTCTCGTCGTTCCGGACGGTCAGACAGCGTCGCGGTGCCGGCGCAGGGTGTTGCTGATCACGATGAGGTCGCCCCGGTAGTACCCGACAGCGAACTCGATCGGTCGACCGGTTGCGTCCGTCAGGAGCCGGTGCTGCACCAGCAGGGGCGCGGACGGCTCGGTGGACAGCAGTTCCGCGACGGCGGGGTCCGCCGGCACGGCGCCGGTGCGCACCGCGGCCTCACCCAGTTCGATGCCTGCGGCCTCCAGGAAGCCCCACGTGCCGGCATCGACTCCGGGGGTCTCCTCGCCGGGCTCCTGCAGCCCGAGGTCGCTGCGGAAGTAGCTGGTCCACAGGACGAGCGGGTCGCGCGAGGCCGTGATCCGCTCCCACCGGATGACGGGTGTCCCGAGCGGGACGAGCAGGTTCTCGGCGACCACCTGTGGTGCGGGGACGAGCTCCCAGGAGAGTTTGCGGTAGTGGATCGCGTTGCCCTCGACGGTGCTGTGACCTGGTTCGCCGATCGCGCGGAGCTGGTTGAGGTGGTGGACGATGACGTGCGCCGTCGGTTCGGTCCCTTGACCGCGGACGCGTCGGATGAGGCGCTCCGACACGAGTAGGTCGAGTGCTTCCCGGACGACGTTCCGGCCCACCTGGTGCCGTCGGATCAGTTCGTCCTCGGAGGGGAGCGTCGCGACCCCGCCGTCTCCGCGCAGGAGCTCGTCGCGGAGCATGTCGCGCAGCAGCCGGGCGCGGTGGTGGCGACGTTCGAGGTACTTCGGCATGGGACCTCAGGGTCGCACACGCCGGTCGCCGTGGCACGAGGACGCGTGGACTTCGTGGCGTTGCGTCCTCGGCGGAGCGCGGAAGTCCCGGTCAGGAGGCATTCGCGGACAGGTGCGTGGTGGCTTAGCAGGGGCGTAACGAGGGCGTGACGGAGTGGAAACCGCCGTCGATCACGCTCTCCTCATGCCCCTCACCACCATCGCCACCGTGTCGATGCCGGTCGTGTACGACCCGGACACGAACCTCACCGTGATGCTCGGCCGCATCCGAGATGCCGCCGAGATCGGTGCCGACCTGGTGGTGTTCCCGGAGCAGGCTCTGCAGGGCTACCTCACGGACACGCTCAGTCTGGACTTCGAGAACGTCCGCTACCAGCAGCAGAACGCCGAGACGGTACCGAACGGTCCCCGGGTCAGTGCGTTGATCGAGGCTGCGGTCGAGCAGAGCCTGCACGTCGTGTTCGGGCTGACCGAGCGCGACGACCGGTTCGCTGACGTGCTCTACAACACGGTCGTCCTCGCCGGCCCGGACGGGTACATCGGCCGGTACCGCAAGGTGCACCAGCCCGGGGACGAGAAGCACGTCTACCACCCCGGTGCGGGGTTCCCCGTGTTCGAGACGGGCATCGGTCGGATCGGCATGCTCATCTGCTACGACAAGTGCTTCCCCGAGACGACCAGGGCCCTGGCGCTGCAGGGCGCGGAGATCCTCGTCATGCCGACCGCGTGGGCCTACGACGACGCGACCGAGGCGGCCGAGGACGACGTCCGCGTCGACCAGTACACGCTCTTCGGCCGCGTCCGGGCGCTGGAGAACCAGGCGTGGATGGTCGAGTCGAACGTCGTGGCCCCGCAGGGGAACCTGAACTACCACGGGCACTCGCGGATCATCGACCCGAACGGCGTCATCCGCGCCGACACCGGGCCGACCGAGGGCATCGCGTGCGTCACCGTCGACGTCGAGGACACCATCCTCCGTGCACGCGGCATCGACTACATCGGCTACCACTTCCTCAAGGACTACGTCCCCGTGCCCGCAACAGTCGGGCCGTACGGGGCAGGAACGGAATGACCATGTCCCACGCGATCGAGGTCCAGGGCATCGGGAAGCGCTACGGCGACGGCCCGCTCGTGCTGGACGGCATCGACTTCCACGCGAAGGCCGGCGAGTTCGTCTCCTTCGTCGGCCCGTCCGGCTGTGGCAAGTCCACCCTCTTCAACATCATCACCGGTCTGCTCGCTCCCACCGAGGGACGCGTCCTCGTCAACGGGACCGACACCACCGGCAACCCGAACCGCTCGATCGGGTACGTCCTGCAGAAGGACCTGCTGATGCCGTGGCGGACGATCATGCAGAACGTGGTCCTCGGCCTCGAGGTGCACGGCGTCCCACGGCGCGAAGCCCGGGAACGGGCGTCGGCGCTGTTCGACACGTACCACCTGTCCGGTCGCGAGGACAGCTACCCCGGTCAGCTGTCGGGCGGCATGCGGCAGCGCGCGGCGCTGATGCGGACGATGGTCACCGACCCCGACATCATCCTGATGGACGAGGCGTACAAGGCCCTCGACTACCCGCTCAAGATCCAGCTCGAGAGCGAACTCATGGACACCGTGAAGGCGGCGGGCAAGACGGTCGTGTTCGTCACCCACGACATCGAGGAGGCCGTCACCCTCAGTGACCGCGTCTACGTCCTCAAGGCCCACCCCGGTCAGGTCGTGCAGGAGATCGAGATCGATCTCGGCACCGACAGCCACGCCATCAACGAGCGCCGTCTCGCGCCGGCGTTCAACGACTACTACGAGGCGATCTGGCGCTCCATCGGCACCGGGTCCCGGACGGAGCGCGCAGCATGACCGCTATCCAGATCGAAGAAGCAGCCACCGGGGCGGTCCGGACCGCACCCGAACGTCGCACCCGACCGCGGTCGTCGAGGCGACGCAGCGTCCTCGTGTCGATCCAGATCGCGATCGTCGTCGCGTTCCTCGCGGCCTGGCAGATCGGCGCGTCCGCCGGCTGGATCAGCACGTTCCTGTTCTCCAGCCCCGGGCAGATCGT of the Curtobacterium sp. TC1 genome contains:
- a CDS encoding helix-turn-helix domain-containing protein, whose product is MPSVHFSRRDEEWVVQGERGHHGPAGELVLKVGNLPNIQAAELRAALRSNAAFYDSDDAVALVSAVPDEYFDEDGIVDNVGFALQGDVLVVTLDDVINIGPDEDERGALERVRALLTPMLSRRSAVLHSARVDDLSTASSTLVVTLVIRPSTRGRSAQELFALGKDAARLLDALMNAAPSRMTVADLVRGGGADLLIGLPEGDWLDAKKLEYAAGEASGEISLAQAVARFANGDAGGVVVFGAATKKVPGGEVIRAVDGVNARPGSAARYLRALDRRLYPPVAGLRVDEVPTSAGKTIIVIEVPPQGEELKPFLVHGAILADGRTEGAFISIVQRRGEGSIPITAPMIHASLAAGRALLRREYHSPD
- a CDS encoding GntR family transcriptional regulator, giving the protein MPKYLERRHHRARLLRDMLRDELLRGDGGVATLPSEDELIRRHQVGRNVVREALDLLVSERLIRRVRGQGTEPTAHVIVHHLNQLRAIGEPGHSTVEGNAIHYRKLSWELVPAPQVVAENLLVPLGTPVIRWERITASRDPLVLWTSYFRSDLGLQEPGEETPGVDAGTWGFLEAAGIELGEAAVRTGAVPADPAVAELLSTEPSAPLLVQHRLLTDATGRPIEFAVGYYRGDLIVISNTLRRHRDAV
- a CDS encoding carbon-nitrogen hydrolase family protein — its product is MPLTTIATVSMPVVYDPDTNLTVMLGRIRDAAEIGADLVVFPEQALQGYLTDTLSLDFENVRYQQQNAETVPNGPRVSALIEAAVEQSLHVVFGLTERDDRFADVLYNTVVLAGPDGYIGRYRKVHQPGDEKHVYHPGAGFPVFETGIGRIGMLICYDKCFPETTRALALQGAEILVMPTAWAYDDATEAAEDDVRVDQYTLFGRVRALENQAWMVESNVVAPQGNLNYHGHSRIIDPNGVIRADTGPTEGIACVTVDVEDTILRARGIDYIGYHFLKDYVPVPATVGPYGAGTE
- a CDS encoding ABC transporter ATP-binding protein, with protein sequence MTMSHAIEVQGIGKRYGDGPLVLDGIDFHAKAGEFVSFVGPSGCGKSTLFNIITGLLAPTEGRVLVNGTDTTGNPNRSIGYVLQKDLLMPWRTIMQNVVLGLEVHGVPRREARERASALFDTYHLSGREDSYPGQLSGGMRQRAALMRTMVTDPDIILMDEAYKALDYPLKIQLESELMDTVKAAGKTVVFVTHDIEEAVTLSDRVYVLKAHPGQVVQEIEIDLGTDSHAINERRLAPAFNDYYEAIWRSIGTGSRTERAA